In one Bradysia coprophila strain Holo2 unplaced genomic scaffold, BU_Bcop_v1 contig_415, whole genome shotgun sequence genomic region, the following are encoded:
- the LOC119082296 gene encoding uncharacterized protein LOC119082296, with the protein MYKRPPSKNAFQYKEPKSKMRKLNVSLTGASNQSTQSNPSNVLQLQKPTTSTSINDKPNPTSSSGNSIRKPDVTHQTQRNNVPPPPVPPAKDENLWADADDEFILIASQMVDNMDMDAINQQIIVQSMNMSQNNMVEIKMPNEEQDVVKNLLQFTEEDDRIFSEINNFDVIGNPNLRAGTLPQANERPVSPSVFKVPSEVPRDKRAPIQTSTQIDMNFTFRPQDQPQSTQFSQNIEIPRPMEPTESQAQSQNLKVKFLTQKQGDLQKEIEHLQCENQRITELCQTKDGESSLLRSENERLKNQFDNIRKEKSNEISKVRNDLSMKMSELEKTILDLKSQLQFKEMSSLHQQSRKSICSQQSQQSVVRQKSETLLHDWEKFKLPTKSCLPVQAVRPVDPRLYISSKLSDSYWVSMDDKKQWEFLNGLQLILADLMSNKDLNSNSISKMLDETFNLALSSVNQMYVASEKDHTDPKKNDVSCTHSDVGEWTDYSIVSENKLFDREEAFLSRRILVCLATICERFPQLSSMLFQRRGGDETKSVMEFLSITIRTFSYYKNVESFQGVIESSCHLLTILADNDNILNSQSVMVFANTLHNILLCRPGIGSLEKISKFLELMSCRPENEAFLDALCCSRNTCDIAEPQGYIKYTEDSCTLQIYALLIRLHILPHEKIKFSIKQLTVITQSTILFMRYSLLQSPKWLITDKRGSCLCRARMFGVVVTLLYVYLLHWIEYPNEIDSNSVSTVAKFGIEFLYDNLVKHYVDDLLNAGGTIIKNRIRMVVEWLNLYDFKFKSAHQHALQSVCLQRLGPMVEYLRYNKNITSKYSAEAAEVYNNVVDTFFDEID; encoded by the exons ATGTACAAACGACCGCCGAGCAAAAATGCATTCCAGTACAAGGAGCCCAAGTCGAAAATGCGAAAACTGAATGTTTCACTCACGGGAGCATCCAATCAAAGCACACAATCGAATCCGTCAAATGTTttacaattacaaaagccAACAACATCAACATCGATCAATGACAAACCGAATCCTACCAGCTCTTCGGGCAATTCTATTCGAAAACCGGATGTTACGCATCAAACACAACGGAACAATGTGCCACCACCACCAGTACCACCGGCCaaagatgaaaatttgtgGGCTGATGCGGACGACGAATTCATATTGATCGCCTCACAAATGGTCGACAATATGGACATGGATGCAATCAATCAGCAGATTATCGTTCAATCGATGAACATGAGCCAGAACAATATGGTCGAAATTAAAATGCCGAATGAGGAGCAGGACGTTGTGAAAAATCTACTGCAATTTACGGAGGAAGACGATCGAATATTTTcggaaataaataatttcgatgTCATTGGCAATCCAAACCTACGTGCTGGAACGCTGCCACAGGCCAACGAAAGGCCTGTATCGCCGTCTGTGTTCAAGGTTCCATCGGAAGTTCCACGTGATAAGCGAGCACCGATTCAGACGAGCACTCAAATCGACATGAATTTCACATTTCGACCGCAGGACCAACCGCAATCCACTCAATTTAGTCAAAACATAGAAATACCAAGGCCAATGGAACCGACCG AATCGCAGGCACaaagtcaaaatttaaaagtaaaatttctcaCCCAGAAGCAAGGAGATCTGCAAAAGGAAATCGAACATTTGCAATGCGAAAATCAACGGATAACCGAACTTTGCCAGACCAAAGACGGCGAG TCGTCTTTGCTTCGCAGTGAAAATGAACGATTGAAGAATCAGTTTGATAACATACGTAAAGAGAAGTCAAACGAAATATCGAAGGTCCGGAACGATTTGTCGATGAAAATGTCAGAGTTGGAGAAGACGATCTTGGACTTAAAATCACAATTACAGTTCAAG gaaatgtCATCACTGCATCAACAGAGCCGGAAGTCGATTTGTTCTCAACAGTCTCAACAGTCGGTGGTGCGTCAAAAGTCGGAAACACTTTTACATGATTGGGAAAAGTTTAAGTTACCGACCAAGTCATGCCTTCCAGTTCAAG CTGTCAGGCCAGTCGATCCTCGATTGTACATTTCATCGAAATTGTCTGACTCGTACTGGGTGTCAATGGACGATAAAAAACAATGGGAATTCTTGAACGGACTTCAATTGATCCTTGCCGACCTTATGTCAAACAAAGACTTAAACAGCAACAGTATATCCAAAATGCTAGACGAG ACGTTCAATCTGGCATTATCCAGTGTGAACCAAATGTATGTGGCGTCCGAAAAAGACCACACCGACCCGAAGAAGAACGACGTTTCGTGCACTCACTCGGATGTTGGTGAGTGGACGGACTATTCCATTGTTTCGGAAAACAAACTGTTCGATCGAGAGGAAGCGTTTCTTTCGCGTAGAATATTGGTGTGTTTGGCAACAATTTGCGAACGATTTCCGCAGTTGTCATCGATGTTGTTTCAGCGCAGGGGCGGTGATGAGACGAAAAGTGTAATGGAGtttttatcgataacgataagGACCTTTAGCTATTAT aaaaatgtaGAGAGTTTTCAAGGTGTTATTGAAAGCTCATGCCATTTGTTAACGATCCTCGCCGACAACGACAATATTCTCAATTCGCAGAG CGTTATGGTCTTTGCCAACACTTTGCACAATATTCTGCTGTGCCGACCGGGAATCGGATCGCTGGAGAAAATATCGAAGTTTTTGGAATTGATGTCTTGTCGCCCGGAGAATGAAGCCTTCCTGGACGCTCTGTGTTGCAGTCGAAATACATGCGACATTGCCGAACCACAGGGATATATAAAATACACAGAGGATTCGTGCACACTACAAATATACGCTTTACTCATCCGGTTGCACATCTTACCGCACGAAAAGATAAAGTTTAGCATCAAACAATTGACCGTGATCACTCAGTCGACGATATTGTTTATGCGATACTCGTTGCTTCAGTCGCCGAAGTGGTTGATTACAGATAAGCGTGGCAGTTGCTTATGCAGGGCGAGAATGTTTGGTGTAGTCGTCACTTTATTGTACGTGTATCTGCTGCATTGGATTGAATATCCTAATGAGATcg ATTCCAATTCCGTTTCGACAGTGGCTAAATTTGGGATCGAGTTTTTGTACGATAATCTGGTGAAGCATTATGTAGACGATCTACTGAACGCCGGTGGCACCATTATCAAAAATCGGATTCGTATGGTCGTCGAATGGTTAAATTTGTACGACTTCAAGTTCAAATCAGCACATC AACATGCCCTGCAGTCAGTCTGTCTCCAACGACTTGGACCCATGGTCGAGTATCTGcgatacaacaaaaatattaccagcaaatactctgcagaagcCGCTGAGGTGTACAATAATGTGGTCGATACATTTTTCGACGAGATTGATTAG